Proteins from a single region of Aythya fuligula isolate bAytFul2 chromosome 3, bAytFul2.pri, whole genome shotgun sequence:
- the GNG4 gene encoding guanine nucleotide-binding protein G(I)/G(S)/G(O) subunit gamma-4 codes for MKELMSNSTTNISQARKAVEQLKMEAYMDRMKVSKAAADLLAYCDAHIGEDPLIIPVPASENPFREKKLFCTIL; via the exons atgaaggaattAATGTCGAACAGTACAACCAACATATCTCAAGCCAGGAAAGCTGTGGAGCAATTGAAAATGGAAGCATACATGGACAGAATGAAG GTATCCAAGGCTGCAGCAGATTTATTGGCATACTGTGATGCTCATATTGGAGAAGATCCCCTTATTATTCCAGTACCTGCATCTGAAAATCCCTTCAGGGAGAAGAAACTCTTTTGTACTATCCTTTGA